In the genome of Chryseobacterium oryzae, one region contains:
- a CDS encoding Fur family transcriptional regulator — protein MKQIRNTKSKTEILTLINSSEVALSHAEIHTALNGLCDRVTIYRVLDRLSEEGAVHKIVNVDGVVKYAMCHNCETKHNHDHLHFSCENCKKVVCIENVVPEIQLPANYVIHDYNFVVSGICPDCG, from the coding sequence ATGAAACAGATTAGAAATACCAAATCAAAGACAGAGATTTTAACTCTGATAAATTCATCAGAAGTGGCTTTATCTCATGCCGAAATTCATACCGCTTTGAATGGGTTGTGCGATCGTGTCACGATTTATCGTGTATTAGACAGGCTTTCTGAAGAGGGCGCTGTTCATAAAATTGTGAATGTTGATGGCGTGGTAAAATATGCGATGTGCCATAATTGCGAAACTAAGCACAATCATGATCACTTGCATTTCAGTTGTGAAAACTGTAAGAAAGTAGTGTGCATAGAAAATGTAGTTCCTGAAATTCAGTTGCCAGCAAATTATGTTATTCATGATTACAATTTTGTGGTAAGTGGAATTTGTCCAGATTGCGGTTAG
- a CDS encoding MerC domain-containing protein, with product MKTKIIDILGASAAIICLIHCVAFPLLMIVPLGISHNAYIDLFFFIIGTAIVFRITKKAENRWLRLLFWASVITIGISVGLDLMFHLHSELILVGALGLISAHLLNFRNHKP from the coding sequence ATGAAAACAAAAATTATAGATATTCTTGGAGCATCCGCGGCTATAATCTGTTTAATCCATTGCGTTGCATTTCCTTTACTGATGATCGTTCCACTTGGAATATCTCATAATGCGTACATCGATTTATTCTTTTTCATCATTGGAACAGCAATCGTGTTTAGAATAACGAAAAAAGCAGAAAACCGTTGGCTTCGTTTGTTGTTTTGGGCTTCCGTTATTACAATCGGTATTTCCGTTGGTCTTGATTTGATGTTTCATCTCCATTCAGAGTTGATTCTTGTTGGGGCGTTGGGATTAATTAGCGCACATTTATTAAACTTTAGAAATCATAAACCTTAA
- a CDS encoding GTP-binding protein, translating into MQKRIPVTVLSGFLGAGKTTLLNHVLHNKQGLKVAVIVNDMSEVNIDARSVENQNVLSRTEESLVEMSNGCICCTLRDDLLVEVEKLAKENRFDYLIIEGTGIAEPLPIAQTFSYTDEESGIDLSQFSYIDTMVTVVDCFNFFKDFGTNELLMDRDLTDIEDDYRTIVNLLTDQVEFANVIILNKTDLLTEESVKFLKAAIKKLNPDAKFISSEFGKVNPKEILNTGLFDFETAQLSAGWQKELQNPHHTPETEEYGISSFVFRHNKPFHPTRFYNYLNENYPEGVMRAKGLFWIASRPNDALNFSQAGGSFRLEKAGVWWCSMPMSEREMYSSFAENKKFIESKWDKTWGDRQNEMVFIGQDLEKETMIAELEKCLLKDNEKYMFDQQINFADPFPQHI; encoded by the coding sequence ATGCAGAAAAGAATTCCTGTTACCGTACTCAGTGGATTTTTAGGAGCCGGAAAAACTACTTTACTCAATCACGTTTTACACAACAAACAAGGTCTGAAGGTCGCCGTTATTGTAAACGATATGAGCGAGGTCAATATTGATGCCCGCTCGGTGGAAAATCAAAACGTACTTTCAAGAACAGAAGAATCTCTTGTTGAAATGAGCAACGGCTGCATTTGCTGTACTTTGAGAGACGATCTTTTGGTAGAAGTGGAAAAACTGGCAAAAGAAAACCGCTTCGACTACCTTATAATCGAAGGAACCGGAATTGCAGAACCACTGCCGATTGCCCAGACTTTTTCTTATACAGACGAAGAAAGCGGAATTGATTTGTCACAATTCAGCTATATCGATACAATGGTAACAGTTGTTGACTGTTTTAATTTTTTTAAAGATTTCGGAACTAACGAATTGTTGATGGACAGAGATCTTACCGACATTGAGGACGATTACAGGACCATAGTCAATCTTCTTACTGATCAGGTGGAGTTTGCGAACGTCATTATTCTCAATAAGACCGATCTGCTAACGGAAGAAAGTGTGAAATTCCTCAAAGCAGCCATTAAAAAACTGAACCCAGATGCAAAATTCATTAGCTCAGAATTTGGAAAAGTAAATCCTAAAGAAATTCTCAACACTGGTTTGTTTGATTTCGAAACGGCTCAGCTTTCTGCAGGTTGGCAAAAGGAACTGCAAAACCCGCATCACACACCGGAAACTGAAGAATACGGAATTTCCTCTTTTGTTTTCAGACATAACAAACCATTCCATCCTACAAGATTCTACAATTACCTTAATGAAAATTATCCTGAAGGTGTGATGCGTGCGAAAGGACTTTTCTGGATCGCCTCGAGACCTAATGATGCTTTAAATTTTTCTCAGGCCGGAGGTTCATTCAGATTGGAAAAAGCAGGAGTCTGGTGGTGCAGCATGCCGATGAGCGAACGTGAAATGTATAGTTCATTTGCAGAAAATAAAAAGTTTATTGAAAGCAAATGGGACAAAACCTGGGGTGACCGACAAAACGAGATGGTCTTCATCGGTCAGGATTTGGAAAAAGAAACGATGATTGCTGAACTTGAAAAATGCCTGTTGAAAGACAATGAAAAATATATGTTTGACCAGCAGATCAACTTTGCGGATCCTTTCCCACAACATATTTAA
- a CDS encoding alkaline phosphatase, protein MDRRHFLKGTALLTGALSLDPLDLFGKESESDVVFRGKKAKNIIFMISDGMSSGTLSMANIYSRNVLGKESHWMDLYHQNKVSRALMDTASASSIVTDSAAASSAFGGGKRVKNGSLNVNENGEFNLPIWQKFKKKGKKAGCVTTVTITHATPAGFCINSPKRNAEPEIAEMYADFGFDVLMGGGDEFFNPEKREDKKDVYAKYAQKGYQIVKDKASLQNLEKEKPVLGIFNSGALPYSIDKNNTQALNTKPSLAEMAKAAIDQMKSHKKGFVLQIEAGKVDWAAHANDIAGLIHDQLAFDEAIKVVMDFAEKDKQTLVIITTDHGNANPGIIYGADATKNFESISHYKFTNEFVLNNIKPNFNLQQIKDWIYENNRISIADEDANHLLNFYKGLEKSESGLYNYKNLPYKAFSDIQKKHNNVGWISMDHSADHVELAMYGPGSQLLKPFVKNTDLHNLMLEAAEVENQF, encoded by the coding sequence ATGGACAGAAGGCATTTTTTAAAAGGAACAGCATTATTAACGGGAGCACTTTCACTCGATCCACTAGATTTATTTGGAAAAGAAAGCGAATCCGACGTAGTATTTAGAGGAAAAAAAGCGAAGAATATTATTTTCATGATCAGTGACGGAATGAGTAGCGGTACACTTTCCATGGCGAATATCTATTCCAGGAATGTGCTAGGTAAAGAAAGTCACTGGATGGATCTATATCATCAGAATAAAGTATCCCGAGCTTTGATGGATACAGCTTCTGCGAGTTCTATCGTGACAGATTCTGCTGCAGCAAGTTCGGCTTTTGGAGGTGGAAAACGAGTAAAAAACGGCTCTTTGAACGTTAACGAAAATGGAGAATTTAATCTTCCGATTTGGCAGAAATTCAAGAAAAAGGGTAAAAAGGCTGGTTGTGTAACAACGGTAACCATAACACACGCAACTCCTGCCGGATTCTGCATCAATTCACCCAAAAGAAATGCAGAACCCGAAATTGCGGAAATGTATGCAGACTTTGGCTTTGATGTTTTAATGGGTGGAGGCGACGAGTTTTTCAACCCTGAAAAAAGAGAAGACAAAAAAGATGTTTATGCCAAATATGCTCAGAAAGGCTATCAAATTGTAAAAGACAAAGCGTCTTTGCAAAATCTGGAAAAAGAAAAACCTGTTTTGGGAATATTCAATTCAGGTGCGTTACCATACAGCATTGATAAAAATAATACTCAGGCTCTGAATACAAAACCGAGTTTGGCAGAAATGGCAAAAGCCGCCATCGATCAGATGAAAAGTCATAAAAAAGGTTTTGTCCTGCAAATTGAAGCAGGAAAGGTTGACTGGGCCGCTCACGCTAACGATATTGCAGGATTGATTCATGATCAGCTCGCTTTTGATGAAGCTATTAAAGTGGTTATGGACTTTGCTGAGAAAGATAAGCAAACGCTTGTCATTATAACCACAGATCATGGAAACGCCAATCCGGGAATTATCTACGGTGCAGATGCTACGAAAAATTTTGAGTCGATCTCTCATTACAAATTTACCAATGAGTTTGTTTTAAATAATATCAAACCAAATTTTAATTTGCAGCAAATTAAAGACTGGATTTATGAGAACAATAGAATCTCGATTGCTGATGAAGATGCCAATCATTTACTCAACTTTTATAAAGGCTTGGAAAAATCTGAAAGCGGATTGTACAACTATAAAAACCTTCCATACAAAGCATTTTCTGATATTCAGAAAAAACACAACAATGTAGGATGGATTAGTATGGATCACAGTGCTGATCACGTTGAACTGGCGATGTACGGTCCCGGTAGTCAGCTATTAAAACCGTTTGTAAAAAATACAGATCTTCATAATCTGATGCTGGAAGCTGCGGAAGTGGAAAATCAATTCTAA
- a CDS encoding ferritin-like domain-containing protein, which translates to MNHDACVEALNDLIKINNDRIEGYAKAIDELQDGENSDLKSLFSEMISESGKYKSELQSKVVAYGGSTDEGTTTSGKLYRAWMDVRAAFSGGDRASVLSNCEAGEDAAQKAYKSAIEDEDVMEETKVLLREQKQSLRVSHDKIKALRDEAKA; encoded by the coding sequence ATGAATCACGACGCATGTGTTGAGGCATTGAACGACCTCATCAAAATCAACAATGACAGAATTGAAGGATATGCAAAAGCAATTGATGAATTGCAGGATGGTGAAAATAGTGATCTCAAATCATTATTTTCGGAGATGATCAGTGAGAGTGGCAAATATAAATCAGAATTACAAAGTAAAGTTGTTGCTTACGGTGGATCTACTGATGAGGGTACGACAACGTCTGGAAAACTTTACCGCGCATGGATGGATGTAAGAGCAGCTTTTTCGGGAGGAGACAGAGCCTCTGTGCTTAGCAACTGTGAAGCAGGGGAAGATGCAGCACAAAAGGCTTACAAATCAGCAATTGAAGATGAAGATGTTATGGAAGAAACGAAAGTATTGCTTCGTGAACAAAAGCAGTCTTTGAGAGTTTCGCACGATAAGATTAAAGCATTGAGGGATGAGGCCAAAGCTTAA
- a CDS encoding phosphoribosyltransferase, with translation MVRKTLGNRTFAGLLRTHAIPKSSGNFTAATRPTFETNLNSLSIQPQLVTEKNIIIVDDFLTLGRSTLAAALKVKKAFPDKEVKIFSAFRTRGNDLNVFVDPQQGTMSLNAAQNDVILPD, from the coding sequence ATGGTTAGAAAAACTTTGGGTAATAGGACATTTGCTGGCTTGCTTCGGACTCATGCTATTCCCAAATCAAGCGGTAATTTTACCGCTGCAACCAGACCTACTTTTGAAACTAATCTGAACAGTCTGTCTATTCAGCCACAGCTGGTAACAGAAAAGAATATTATTATTGTTGATGATTTTTTAACTCTGGGAAGATCAACATTGGCTGCGGCACTAAAGGTTAAAAAAGCATTTCCTGACAAAGAAGTAAAAATATTCAGTGCCTTTAGAACAAGAGGTAATGATCTGAATGTATTTGTTGACCCGCAACAGGGTACGATGAGTTTAAATGCGGCTCAAAATGATGTTATTTTACCGGATTAA
- a CDS encoding DNA-processing protein DprA, which yields MEKVQEYLNQLTAIERKNSPETFYYQGDFSLLETGRRVAVVGSRKVSDLGVKRVGLIVKKLVQNNITVVSGLAEGVDTAAHSSAIKYGGNTISVIGTSLDQYYPKKNKDLQDMIAKEHLLISQFPKSYPTTPKNFPMRNRTMALISDATIIVEATEKSGTMHQGWEALRLGRSLYILENIISEHNISWAKEMLQYGAEIITNDNIQDILDDLPFLTSKELYAI from the coding sequence ATGGAAAAAGTTCAAGAATATCTTAATCAGCTAACTGCTATAGAGCGTAAAAACAGTCCAGAAACATTTTATTATCAGGGTGATTTTTCATTGCTTGAAACGGGACGTCGAGTTGCTGTAGTAGGATCGAGAAAGGTGTCGGATCTTGGAGTTAAAAGAGTTGGCTTGATTGTTAAAAAACTGGTTCAGAACAATATAACAGTAGTTAGTGGATTGGCTGAAGGTGTAGATACTGCAGCACACAGTTCCGCAATAAAGTACGGCGGTAATACAATTTCAGTCATTGGAACTTCGCTCGATCAGTATTATCCTAAAAAAAATAAAGATCTTCAGGATATGATTGCTAAAGAACATTTGCTGATCTCACAGTTTCCGAAAAGTTATCCGACAACCCCTAAGAATTTTCCAATGCGTAATCGAACGATGGCACTTATTAGTGATGCAACTATTATTGTGGAAGCAACTGAAAAGAGTGGCACTATGCATCAAGGCTGGGAGGCTCTTCGATTGGGCAGAAGTCTTTATATTTTGGAAAATATTATCTCAGAACATAATATATCTTGGGCTAAAGAAATGCTGCAGTATGGAGCGGAGATAATCACGAACGATAATATTCAGGATATTCTGGATGATCTTCCTTTCTTAACTTCAAAGGAGCTTTATGCAATTTGA